In Paenibacillus sp. BIC5C1, a genomic segment contains:
- the ispF gene encoding 2-C-methyl-D-erythritol 2,4-cyclodiphosphate synthase — protein sequence MIRVGQGFDVHQLVEGRPCIIGGVTIPYEKGLLGHSDADVLLHAISDAILGALALGDIGKHFPDTDPEFKDADSLKLLEHVWQLVKDRGYRLGNIDSTIIAQKPKMAPYVPQMAEVIAKALEADVTQVNVKATTTEQLGFPGRGEGIAAQSVVCLVRV from the coding sequence ATGATACGTGTAGGACAGGGATTCGATGTACATCAACTGGTAGAGGGACGCCCATGCATTATTGGCGGGGTCACGATTCCTTATGAAAAAGGACTGCTGGGTCACTCGGACGCAGATGTGCTGCTGCATGCCATCAGTGATGCCATTCTTGGCGCGCTTGCACTTGGGGACATTGGCAAACACTTCCCGGATACGGATCCGGAATTCAAAGATGCGGATAGCTTGAAACTGCTGGAGCATGTGTGGCAGCTGGTGAAGGATCGTGGATACCGTCTGGGAAACATCGATTCAACCATAATTGCACAGAAACCGAAGATGGCACCTTACGTTCCGCAGATGGCCGAGGTTATTGCCAAAGCACTTGAAGCGGATGTAACTCAGGTGAATGTCAAAGCGACAACAACAGAGCAACTTGGATTCCCCGGACGGGGAGAGGGTATAGCTGCCCAGTCGGTTGTTTGCCTTGTTCGCGTGTGA